The Sphaerochaeta globosa str. Buddy region AGCATTCAGATAGTGGCTCACCACGAAGCTGATGGCCACACCCAACAACAAGCCAGCAAAAACATCTATAGGCCAGTGAACTCCCAAATAGAGCCTGCTCAGTCCTACGAGAGCCATCATCACGGCACATAGGATGCTCAGAGGCCTTTTTTTGAAGGTGAGAGCCAATGCGGTATAAAAGGCCGCTCCGGTGGTGGTATGACCGCTGGGGAACGAGTAGCCTGTTGCCGTTTCCAATCGCTTCCCATCGATGGACTGGAGTACCTGGAAAGGCCTTGGTGCACGGACTATGGCCTTGAGGATCCCCATGCCAAGAACAGCAAACAGGACCGAGGTGAAGAGCGCAAAGCCCTTCTTCTTGTCATAGTTGTAGAAGACATAGAGAATGACTGCTATGACGAAAGTCTGCTCGCCTACCGCTGAAGCAATGTTCGCCAAGAAATCGAGGACTGGGTTTGCAATATTGAGAAAGAACAGCATGATGGCTTCTTGCATGGATAACTCCTTGGAGCCAGTATACGGGAGGAAAATATCTCTGACAACCAGCAATGTAGTTGACAAAAAAATGCGTTTCGTGTAGTTTCCAAGAGTGCTTTTTGAGGGTGTAGCGAAGCTGGTTATCGCGACGGCCTGTCACGCCGTAGATCGCGGGTTCGAGTCCCGTCACTCTCGTTTCTGCAGCCGCTTTGGGACTTCCAAGGTGGCTGTACTTTTTTGAAAACGCTTTGTGGGTTGTTGACAAAACTACAAGGATAGTGTAGTTTCACTCTTGCTATGAGGGTGTAGCGAAGCTGGTTATCGCGACGGCCTGTCACGCCGTAGATCGCGGGTTCGAGTCCCGTCACTCTCGCTTTCAGAAACCGCCTTGGATTCCAGGGCGGTTTCATTTATTATATGCAGGTATATCCTGATTTTGGAGGAACGATGAAGGTACTGGTCGGCATGAGCGGTGGGATTGACTCTTCAGTCGCTGCTTACTTATTGAAGCAGCAGGGGCATGAGGTGATGGGCGTTACGATGACCATCTGGAATAAACGCTCCCATCTGACTCGTCCCTTGAACTCCACCAGTTGCTTTGCTCCCGATAAGACTGAAGATATTATCGCCATCAAGAAAATCTGTGAGAAAATTGGAATCGAGCACCAGGTGCTTGAACTCAGTGACCTCTTTGAAGAAATTGTGCTAGCCAATTTCAAGACGGAATACATGGATGGAAGGACTCCCAATCCCTGTGTCTGGTGCAATTCCAAGATTAAGTTCGGAGCCATGGTGGAGTACGCCAAGGAAAGCGGACTGGACTTTGATCGGTTCGCTACCGGTCACTATGCAAGAATTGTTGAAGAGAATGGCCGCTATGCAGTTGCAAAGGCTGTAGACTTGAAAAAGGACCAGTCGTACTTCCTCTATCGGCTCAACCAGCAACAGCTTGCCCGTACCCTGTTCCCTCTTGGTGCAATGACCAAGGAAGAAGTCCGGCGCATCGATGTTGCCCAAGGGTTTCACAAGGTATATCAAGAAGAAAGCCAGGACTTCTACGATGGTGATTACACGGACCTGTTGGACATTACGTCCCGCCCCGGCAACATTGTAAACAGGCAAGGCCGTGTGTTGGGTCGGCATGAAGGTATTTGGCATTATACCATCGGCCAACGCAAGGGCTTGGGTATTGCAGCAGAAAGGCCTCTCTATGTGCTTGCATTGCGCTCTGATACCAATGAAGTAGTGGTCGGTTTTGTAGAGGATACTCTGCAAAGCACCGTAACAGCTGGCGATGTTGTTTGGTCGAGCGTCCAAACGCTTCAGCAGGAGGTCATGGTTCAGGCAAAAATCCGCTCAACCGGCTTTGCTACCGAGGCAAAAGCGCATCAGAATCCCGATGGGAGCATTACTGCAATCTTCAGTGATGAAGTGAAAGCCGCCACCGTCGGACAGTCGTTGGTCCTCTATGATGGGCCTGTCATTCTTTGCGGAGGCATTATCGTCCAAGCCTGTTGAGTGTTGCTCACCTCCTGCTTTCGGTTTATGATGAAATGACAAGGAGCGATCAATGCGAGTCATTATCCAAAACGATTATGAGAATCTGTCCCTCTGGGCAGCACGGTATATTGCCAACAGAATCAGGGCGTTTGAACCAAATGCAAATCGGCCATTTGTCCTTGGCCTCCCTACTGGATCCTCCCCGCTGGGAACCTATGCTGAGTTGATCAGGCTGAATAGGGAAGGGTATGTCTCCTTTGCCAATGTTGTTACCTTCAACATGGATGAGTATGTCGGACTTGCTCGGGACCACGAGCAGAGCTACTACACATTCATGTGGAAGAATTTCTTCAACCATATCGATATCAAAGCCGAAAATGTGCACATCCTGGACGGGACAGCCAAAGACCTCGAAGAGGAATGCCGCTCCTATGAGGATGCCATTGCCGCCTTTGGTGGTATCGAGCTGTTTCTCGGTGGCATAGGAGCCGATGGACATCTCGCATTCAACGAACCGTTCTCCAGCCTTTCCAGCCGGACGCGCATCAAGAGTCTTACCTACGACACCAAGGTTATGAACAGCCGGTTCTTCGACCACGATATGAGCAAGGTTCCTTCCCAGGCCCTGACCGTCGGTGTCAAGACAGTCTCTGACAGCCGCGAGGTCATCATTCTGGTCAATGGCCATAACAAGGCACGGGCCTTGCAGGCGACCATCGAAGGGGGCGTCAGCCAGAGTTGGACCTGCAGTGCATTGCAACTGCACCCCAAGGCTCTCATCGTCTGCGATGAAGCTGCCTGCGGAGAACTGAAGGTGGATACCTACAAGTACTTCAAGGATATTGAAGGCGATAATCTTTCAGTTGCAGCGATGCTCAAGTAACCTAAAGAAAAGCAGGCTCAGCATTTTTTGCTGAGCCTGAATCATCTTATTTCACTTCGATCAACTGGTATTTGGTGCTCCCCAATCCAATTTTTTCTGCATGTTCCAGTCCTACCCGCCAATCGGTGGTCGGATGGCTGGTTGTAAGGTTGTCGCACTGTTTCTGACTCACTTGGCCCAGCTTGGCAGTAGGAATGGGGGGCATGTTGTTTACTGCATCCACGCAGGCTTGGTCCAAGGCTACCGGGTCGAATGAGGCAAAGAACCCGACATCCGGGACAATAGCCAGATCATTCTCGCTGTGGCAATCACAGTCGGGGGAGACCTCGATGACGATACTGATGTGAAAACAAGGTCTGGTATAACAGATTGCATGGGTATACTCAGCAATCTTGCAATTCAGCTTGTCGTTGGAGCTGTTGTCGTTGTTGGAAATGGCATCAGTGGGACAGACACCGATACAGCGGCCGCAACCGACACACTTGTTTTGGTCGATCCAGGAAAGTCCCTCTGTGATCATCGGGGCATCGTGGGCGCAAATGTCCACGCAGTTGCCGCAACCGATGCACAAACTCTGGTCCACCTGGGGTTTTCCATCACAGTGCATCTCCATTTTACCAGCCCGTGATCCTCCACCCATCCCGATGTTTTTCAGAGCCCCGCCAAAGCCTGTGCTTTCATGTCCCTTGAAGTGGGTAAGGCTGATCAGAACGTCGGCATCCATCAGGGCCCTTCCAATCTTTGCCTCCTTCACATACTCCCCGCCAACGACGGGAACCAGGACTTCATCGGTTCCTTTCAATCCGTCGGCGATAATGAGGTGACAACCGGTGGCATACGGCATGAACCCGTTCTTGTATGCACTGTCCAAGTGGTCCAGGGCGTGCTTTCTCCCTCCTACGTACAGGGTGTTGCAATCAGTCAGGAAGGGTCTTCCTCCCAGCTGCTTGACTACATCGACCACGGTTGCTGCGTAATTAGGTCGGAGAAAAGCCAAGTTCCCCGGCTCGCCGAAATGCATTTTGATGGCGGTGAACTTATTCTTGAAATCGATGGAAGCAATGCCGGCTTGCTTGATCAGTCTTTCAAGTTTGATAAGGCGTGAGTCTCCATTATGGCAACGAAGATTTGTGTAGTAGACTTTGGAAGTGTTCACGGAAAATACCCCGGTTTTTGATTTTTATTTGTTATCGTAGTCCCATCTCACTGACTACCTTGATAGCCAGCTGTGGTCTGTCTGTCATGATCGAGTCAACACCCAACCCTAAAAGGCGGCGCATCTCTGCTTCCTCGTTGATGGTCCATACCTGGATAATGGATCCCCGCCTGTGCATTACCTCTACAAACTGCTTGGTTATGATTTCAATCCCCCATTGGCGGACAGGAACCTGAAAAATCACCTTTGACCTTGCAGTTGTCCACGTAGGCAGAAGATGCAGTTTTTGCAATGCAAGCAAGGGAGCCACTTCCTTTGTGGTGATACTGGTCTGGATTCTTGGCTCTTTTTTCCTAAGCAACTGTAGATTCGCAAGATTGAATGACGCTGCCACAACGCGCTTGGTTGCCTGCTCCTCTTCGATTACCCTAATGAAGGCATCCACAGTGTCGGGGCCCTCGCTTTTCAAATCGACATTGAAACGCATCGCTGGACAGGTTTTCAGTGCCTCCTGAAGGGTGCATAACTGTACTCCCTTGCCTCGGAAAGGAAAGGTTTTTCCTCCATCGGGGGTGAATGTGTACCCGGCATCCAGTTGTTTCAGTTCCCTAAGGGTGTGATCTTCGACACTGCCGCTGCCGTTGGTATTGCGTTCCAGCGTTGGGTCGTGCCAAATTACCAAGTAGCCGTCCTTGCTCAAATGTACATCGGTCTCGATTACATCCACACCCATTTTACAGGCGCTTTCGAAGGCCGGCAAAGTATTCTCAGGAAAGTGGGCGCTGTCACCCCGATGGGCGACTACGCGGGGAATTGGATCAAAAAAAGACTTAAACATCGTCCTCCGTCTCCTTATGAGCCTTGATGCGGGACATTTTCACAAAGACCTTCACCATTTTCTGGATTTCGCTTTCAGTCAACCCTGCACGAACAAAGGTGTCCCTAAGGAATCTGAATGTCCAAAGCTTTTCCTGGGCGAGCTTGAAATACCCGATTTCATCGAGTGCCTCACAAGAGGCGAGGGCTGCTTTTTCACATCGGTCCTGAGTTACCGGATTGGCCTCGACAGGATATGTCTTGATGGTGTCGAACAGAGTGAATGTGACAATTTGGACAGCTTGGGAGAGGTTGAGGGAAGGGAATTGGTCGCTGGTGGGAATGGTAACCACCTGCGAGCATTGGGCGACCTCGTCGTCGGTCAATCCGTCCGATTCCCTGCCAAAGACAATGGAGACCAAACCCTGTCCAGTCTGTTGTATGGTGGATGCAAGTTGCAGGGGGCTGAGTGCACTATTCTTGCGAAACTTGCCACGTCTTCGGGTGGCAGCAACTGAGAGTACACTTTGCGCAAGTGCCTCCTTGAGGGTTGGAAATCGCTTTGCATTGTCCCACACATCGCTGGCGTGCAGGGCAAGTGTTCGTACGCGATTCTCATCATACTCACGCTCTCCTACTAGGACGAGACGGGTGATTCCCATCGTCTTCATAGCGCGACACGTCGAGCCGATATTGGCTCCATCCTGTGTGTCCACAAGTACAATTTGAATCCTGGCGAGATTGCTTTGTTGGTCCATAAATCCAGTAGTACCAGATATTGAAGGTTTTTCCAAGCTAGTCTATAGTTGTTCCATGACAGAAACATCGTCCGGCAACAACAAGTATTCACATATCTTTCTTGGAATACTCGCAGTTTTGGCCATTCTTGCAGTACTGAAAGTCTCCAAGGATGTTACCATCCCCTTGGTCCTCTCTTTCTTTTGTTTCCTATTATTCAGTCCTTTATTGCGTCGGCTCGATAAATTGCACATCCCCAAGATTTTTTCAGTAACCTTTGTGATGGCTCTTTTGCTTTTCATATTTGTGCTGGCCGGTTGGTTTGTAATCATGACCGTGGACACCTTGGTTCGCTTGATACCCTTCTATGCCGAGAAAGTGGTGTCGCTGGATCGGCTGATCTCCAGCAGGGTTTCTACCTTCGTCGATCTTCCTTTAGGAACAAGTTTCCTCTCCCTTCTGCCGGTAAACTGGTCGAGTCTTGCGATCAGCAGTCTTACTTCCATTTCAAACAAGTTCCTGGACATAACCAAGGTAGCGACCCTGGTCTACATATTCTTTCTCTTTTTGCTCTTGGAGCGACAGAGCGTCATTCCCAAGTTGCTTGCAGCTATACCCAAGAGCAAAGGTATGAAAATTGCCGTGATGTTTGAACGCATCACCCGCCAGATATCCAAATATCTGCTTCTTAAGGCTGTGATCAGTGCTTTCACCGGACTGTTTTTCTTTTTGGCTGCCATAGTTACCGGGCTCGACTTACCCATCCTGTGGGGTGTGTTGGCCTTTGTTTTCAATTTCATCCCCTCTGTCGGATCGGTCATTGTCACTACATTGACCATCTTTATGGCCCTGATCCAATTTGCCCCTGACTGGACTAACGTAATGTACGTGGGCATCCTTACCATCAGCACCCAGATGATATTGGGCAACATCATCGATCCTCGCCTTCAGGGAGGACAGCTCAACCTCTCTCCTTTTGTTATTCTGGTTTCCTTGTCATTGTGGGGATTTATCTGGGGTATTCCTGGGATGTTCATCTCCGTTCCGCTGACCAGCGTCCTGCAAATCCTTTGCGCCAATATCAAGAGTCTGAGGCCTGTGGCAATCCTCATTTCAAGCGGCAAGAGTTACCAACGGGAGAGTACCAAACAACGGACCTTGGAACGATATCTGAGAAAGCAGGATAAGCTCAAGCGCGGCGAGCATCCTACGGCGGCCCACATGGCTGAGGCGGAGAATGCCGAAGCGACCAACGATTACCATAAGGGCGATTTTGTGTTGCCTGAGAGTTTCGGCGACAAAAAATGAACGGTTTCCCTTTCTTGACAGAACAAGAGGCGGCTACCTATCTTTGGCCGGCCTTTTCGCTTGAAAGCTCCTCACTAGAGGAGTTTCGCTCGCGGATTCTCTCCTTCTACGAACGGCATGGTCGTCATTTTTCGTGGCGACAGACCAGCGACCCGTACCATATCCTGCTTTCAGAAGTGATGCTTCAGCAAACACAGACTTCCAGAGTCGAGCCTAAATACGAGCTATTCCTCTCTCTATGGCCTACTTTCGCCGATTTGGCTGGCAGTTCGCTGGATGAGCTGCTCTTTCACTGGAAAGGTTTGGGATATAACCGAAGGGCATTGAACCTCAGAAAAAGTGCAAAAATGACCGAAGCCTGGAACTGGACCATTCCTGATGACCCTCTCTTGATTGCATCGCTTCCCGGGGTGGGGAAGTCAACCGCGGCAGCTTTACTTGCGTTTTGCTACCATCACAAGTCAATTTACCTGGAAACAAACATACGTAGGGTTCTGCTAACCTGTTTCTTTGCAGAAGAGGAAGCGGTGAAAGACAGGCAACTGGAAAACCTGCTTGCCTCACTGGCCGACGGGGTACAGGATATGAAGAGCTGGTACTACGCCCTGATGGATTATGGGGTGTTGCTCAAGCAGTTGCTTCCCAACGCAAACGTTCGCAGCGCCCACTATGCAAAGCAGAGCACCTTTGAGAATTCAAACCGCCAGATCCGCGGGGCCCTGATCCACCTGCTCTCCGATACCGGACCCAAAGAGCGCGACCAGATAGCTACGATGCTCGCAAGTTTTGAGGAAAATCGCATTTATGCATGCCTTGGACAGTTGCAAAGCGAGGGGTTTGTCGAGGAGATGGACGGCATATACCGTATTGCTAAGGATTAGCCTTCTTATCTACGAACAAATTTCCGGCCATACCGGCAAGCATCAACAGCGAACCAACTAACAGCGGCAGCGAGAAGCTGTCAAAGAATAGGGTATCGATAGCCAGGCTCATGAGAATCTGGGCGGAAGAGAGCAATAAAGCTGAATAGACCGCAGGAATCTTCACGATGACGTAACTGGTGCTTACCACCACAAATACCGCAAGCGTACCGCCGGAGAAGAACAGCAACAAGGGGAGGCTTGGTGTGGTGATGAGACCTGCAAGTGTCTCCTTTCCCTGCAAGAGGAAGTAAAAAACCAGACCAGCAGCCAGGCCCCCGATGAAATTCTGATGGCTGGCCCTGATGGCTCCTTTGTAG contains the following coding sequences:
- a CDS encoding phosphatase PAP2 family protein; translated protein: MQEAIMLFFLNIANPVLDFLANIASAVGEQTFVIAVILYVFYNYDKKKGFALFTSVLFAVLGMGILKAIVRAPRPFQVLQSIDGKRLETATGYSFPSGHTTTGAAFYTALALTFKKRPLSILCAVMMALVGLSRLYLGVHWPIDVFAGLLLGVAISFVVSHYLNALYDDKQKRIRLSIWIGTLSFIAGTITAILLNLGLIDEVAFTDLMKVFALGGGGYLGFALENVKVNFVVQEKRSKQILRYVIGLIGILLFMGAKAIIPESLYAVGAFMRYTLVGFWATGLYPLIGKNLRLFAGSR
- the mnmA gene encoding tRNA 2-thiouridine(34) synthase MnmA; its protein translation is MKVLVGMSGGIDSSVAAYLLKQQGHEVMGVTMTIWNKRSHLTRPLNSTSCFAPDKTEDIIAIKKICEKIGIEHQVLELSDLFEEIVLANFKTEYMDGRTPNPCVWCNSKIKFGAMVEYAKESGLDFDRFATGHYARIVEENGRYAVAKAVDLKKDQSYFLYRLNQQQLARTLFPLGAMTKEEVRRIDVAQGFHKVYQEESQDFYDGDYTDLLDITSRPGNIVNRQGRVLGRHEGIWHYTIGQRKGLGIAAERPLYVLALRSDTNEVVVGFVEDTLQSTVTAGDVVWSSVQTLQQEVMVQAKIRSTGFATEAKAHQNPDGSITAIFSDEVKAATVGQSLVLYDGPVILCGGIIVQAC
- the nagB gene encoding glucosamine-6-phosphate deaminase; this translates as MRVIIQNDYENLSLWAARYIANRIRAFEPNANRPFVLGLPTGSSPLGTYAELIRLNREGYVSFANVVTFNMDEYVGLARDHEQSYYTFMWKNFFNHIDIKAENVHILDGTAKDLEEECRSYEDAIAAFGGIELFLGGIGADGHLAFNEPFSSLSSRTRIKSLTYDTKVMNSRFFDHDMSKVPSQALTVGVKTVSDSREVIILVNGHNKARALQATIEGGVSQSWTCSALQLHPKALIVCDEAACGELKVDTYKYFKDIEGDNLSVAAMLK
- a CDS encoding DUF362 domain-containing protein; translation: MNTSKVYYTNLRCHNGDSRLIKLERLIKQAGIASIDFKNKFTAIKMHFGEPGNLAFLRPNYAATVVDVVKQLGGRPFLTDCNTLYVGGRKHALDHLDSAYKNGFMPYATGCHLIIADGLKGTDEVLVPVVGGEYVKEAKIGRALMDADVLISLTHFKGHESTGFGGALKNIGMGGGSRAGKMEMHCDGKPQVDQSLCIGCGNCVDICAHDAPMITEGLSWIDQNKCVGCGRCIGVCPTDAISNNDNSSNDKLNCKIAEYTHAICYTRPCFHISIVIEVSPDCDCHSENDLAIVPDVGFFASFDPVALDQACVDAVNNMPPIPTAKLGQVSQKQCDNLTTSHPTTDWRVGLEHAEKIGLGSTKYQLIEVK
- a CDS encoding glycerophosphodiester phosphodiesterase; this translates as MFKSFFDPIPRVVAHRGDSAHFPENTLPAFESACKMGVDVIETDVHLSKDGYLVIWHDPTLERNTNGSGSVEDHTLRELKQLDAGYTFTPDGGKTFPFRGKGVQLCTLQEALKTCPAMRFNVDLKSEGPDTVDAFIRVIEEEQATKRVVAASFNLANLQLLRKKEPRIQTSITTKEVAPLLALQKLHLLPTWTTARSKVIFQVPVRQWGIEIITKQFVEVMHRRGSIIQVWTINEEAEMRRLLGLGVDSIMTDRPQLAIKVVSEMGLR
- a CDS encoding RNA methyltransferase codes for the protein MDQQSNLARIQIVLVDTQDGANIGSTCRAMKTMGITRLVLVGEREYDENRVRTLALHASDVWDNAKRFPTLKEALAQSVLSVAATRRRGKFRKNSALSPLQLASTIQQTGQGLVSIVFGRESDGLTDDEVAQCSQVVTIPTSDQFPSLNLSQAVQIVTFTLFDTIKTYPVEANPVTQDRCEKAALASCEALDEIGYFKLAQEKLWTFRFLRDTFVRAGLTESEIQKMVKVFVKMSRIKAHKETEDDV
- a CDS encoding AI-2E family transporter, which codes for MTETSSGNNKYSHIFLGILAVLAILAVLKVSKDVTIPLVLSFFCFLLFSPLLRRLDKLHIPKIFSVTFVMALLLFIFVLAGWFVIMTVDTLVRLIPFYAEKVVSLDRLISSRVSTFVDLPLGTSFLSLLPVNWSSLAISSLTSISNKFLDITKVATLVYIFFLFLLLERQSVIPKLLAAIPKSKGMKIAVMFERITRQISKYLLLKAVISAFTGLFFFLAAIVTGLDLPILWGVLAFVFNFIPSVGSVIVTTLTIFMALIQFAPDWTNVMYVGILTISTQMILGNIIDPRLQGGQLNLSPFVILVSLSLWGFIWGIPGMFISVPLTSVLQILCANIKSLRPVAILISSGKSYQRESTKQRTLERYLRKQDKLKRGEHPTAAHMAEAENAEATNDYHKGDFVLPESFGDKK
- a CDS encoding DNA repair protein, whose product is MTEQEAATYLWPAFSLESSSLEEFRSRILSFYERHGRHFSWRQTSDPYHILLSEVMLQQTQTSRVEPKYELFLSLWPTFADLAGSSLDELLFHWKGLGYNRRALNLRKSAKMTEAWNWTIPDDPLLIASLPGVGKSTAAALLAFCYHHKSIYLETNIRRVLLTCFFAEEEAVKDRQLENLLASLADGVQDMKSWYYALMDYGVLLKQLLPNANVRSAHYAKQSTFENSNRQIRGALIHLLSDTGPKERDQIATMLASFEENRIYACLGQLQSEGFVEEMDGIYRIAKD